One Longimicrobium terrae DNA segment encodes these proteins:
- a CDS encoding Uma2 family endonuclease — MDEAPAGVRRWNVDEFNKLAEIGLIPFRGYELLDGVVYAIGGHVRYWSLRDYEQMMNGGLITPAEHAELVEGFLLVRPQTGAVESWIRMRATDFLFRAVDTDRFLPCAASVWIILDDSNVAIPNISILRGRLEDYDRDEWPCGADALVTMEATAPSIPGDLEMHRRQRARFGIPEMWHADGGANTITVYTAPASGDYAEVRSFGLGDSFVSDALSGLVVPVDEILRPSRRRA, encoded by the coding sequence ATGGACGAAGCACCTGCGGGCGTACGACGCTGGAACGTTGACGAGTTCAACAAGCTCGCCGAGATCGGTCTGATTCCGTTTCGTGGCTACGAACTGCTCGACGGCGTGGTATACGCCATCGGCGGTCACGTTCGGTACTGGTCGCTGCGGGATTACGAGCAGATGATGAACGGCGGCCTGATCACACCGGCCGAGCATGCGGAACTCGTTGAAGGGTTCTTGCTCGTACGTCCGCAGACCGGGGCTGTCGAGAGCTGGATCCGGATGCGTGCGACAGACTTTCTGTTCCGCGCTGTGGACACGGACCGCTTTCTCCCTTGCGCCGCGAGTGTCTGGATCATCCTGGACGATTCCAACGTGGCGATCCCGAATATCTCGATCCTTCGGGGGCGGCTGGAGGACTATGACCGGGATGAATGGCCATGCGGGGCGGACGCGCTGGTCACCATGGAAGCGACGGCACCTTCCATCCCTGGCGACCTCGAGATGCATCGGCGGCAACGGGCGCGGTTCGGGATTCCCGAGATGTGGCACGCGGATGGAGGCGCAAACACAATCACGGTCTACACGGCGCCGGCCAGCGGTGACTACGCGGAAGTCCGCAGTTTCGGTCTGGGAGACTCGTTTGTTTCCGATGCGCTGTCGGGATTGGTGGTTCCGGTGGATGAGATTCTGCGCCCATCCAGACGGCGTGCGTGA
- a CDS encoding DinB family protein produces MSTLSAIRQQAVSTHRVVNLNTDGVSHAQSLIAPKPAGNSANWVLGHLLCVYNDVLGLLGAARVMERDALKPYARGSAPLEEKDALPLDSLVDGWNRACAEFDAALASIPETRLAEPVPNSPTNNPDETVGSLLVTVMFHQAYHAGQLGLLRRVAGHAGAIA; encoded by the coding sequence ATGAGCACCCTTTCCGCCATCCGCCAGCAGGCGGTGTCCACGCACCGTGTCGTCAACCTCAACACGGACGGCGTTTCGCACGCGCAGAGTCTGATCGCCCCGAAACCGGCGGGCAACTCGGCCAACTGGGTGCTGGGCCACCTGCTCTGCGTGTACAACGACGTGCTGGGCCTGCTGGGCGCGGCGCGCGTGATGGAGCGCGACGCACTGAAGCCGTACGCCCGCGGCTCCGCGCCGCTGGAGGAAAAGGACGCACTTCCGCTCGACAGCCTCGTCGATGGCTGGAACCGGGCGTGCGCGGAGTTCGACGCGGCGCTGGCGTCGATCCCTGAAACGCGGCTGGCGGAACCCGTGCCGAACAGCCCGACGAACAACCCGGACGAGACCGTCGGGTCGCTGCTCGTCACCGTCATGTTCCACCAGGCGTACCACGCGGGGCAGTTGGGCCTGCTGCGCCGCGTCGCGGGCCACGCCGGCGCCATCGCCTGA
- a CDS encoding 6-bladed beta-propeller: MQRKAGPLLILLFVCAGGLAVHTAARRLPAPEGYTDPALSLPDVFHGREQPRLTVPGVPDESVFGLVGDVAMARDGRTFVLDVLNHHVGVFSASGERSALLGGRGGGPGEFMGPVALAWDDAGTGLYVLDERRQGIDVFDPADGTWRRTIPLDFHAADLCYISGRLYVLGGRKGFLLHEVSSGDGRVLRSFAPDAASEDILLRGYRASGYLGCRAAGEIAFLPSLRPEVLRFSAVTGALIGTAPIPGYRPVRVRPTADGGMRFDVPGGGGHDYGSAVVPLGSGDWLVQVGRLKKGTNSQHEFDSVRSYLLSRGDGRIRPLEVRLPRVMAAAPDRFSIVETSPFPAVSKVPASLEELLR; this comes from the coding sequence TTGCAAAGAAAAGCAGGGCCGCTGCTGATCCTTCTGTTCGTGTGCGCGGGAGGGCTCGCGGTGCACACGGCGGCCCGCCGGCTTCCAGCGCCGGAAGGCTACACGGATCCCGCGCTTTCTCTGCCCGATGTCTTTCACGGCCGGGAACAGCCCCGGCTTACGGTCCCCGGCGTACCGGACGAGAGCGTGTTCGGGCTGGTGGGTGACGTGGCGATGGCCAGGGATGGCCGCACATTCGTGCTTGATGTGCTCAATCATCACGTCGGCGTCTTCTCAGCGTCAGGTGAGCGGTCCGCGCTTCTCGGCGGGCGCGGCGGGGGCCCGGGCGAGTTCATGGGCCCCGTCGCCCTGGCGTGGGATGACGCGGGAACCGGTTTGTACGTGCTGGATGAACGGCGTCAGGGAATCGATGTCTTCGATCCGGCGGACGGCACCTGGCGGCGAACCATCCCGCTGGACTTCCATGCCGCAGACCTGTGCTACATCTCCGGGCGGCTCTACGTCCTGGGTGGGCGGAAGGGCTTTCTGCTGCATGAAGTGTCCTCGGGGGATGGACGCGTCCTCCGCTCGTTCGCGCCGGACGCCGCTTCCGAAGACATCCTGCTCCGCGGATACCGCGCCAGCGGCTATCTGGGCTGCAGGGCCGCGGGGGAGATCGCGTTCCTGCCTTCCCTTCGCCCGGAAGTGCTGCGGTTCTCAGCCGTGACAGGCGCGTTGATCGGCACCGCGCCAATCCCCGGGTACCGGCCCGTCCGCGTGCGTCCCACGGCCGATGGCGGAATGCGTTTCGACGTCCCCGGCGGAGGCGGACACGACTACGGGAGCGCCGTCGTTCCGCTGGGCTCGGGCGACTGGCTGGTCCAGGTGGGCCGGCTCAAGAAGGGAACGAACAGCCAGCACGAATTCGATTCGGTTCGATCCTACCTGCTCTCCCGTGGCGACGGCCGCATCCGGCCATTGGAAGTGCGTCTTCCGCGTGTCATGGCGGCGGCTCCGGACCGCTTCTCCATCGTGGAAACCAGCCCCTTTCCGGCGGTCAGCAAGGTGCCCGCCTCGCTTGAGGAACTGTTACGATGA
- a CDS encoding carboxyl transferase domain-containing protein, which produces MSPTDNATPSQSRGRVLAAELRELEARLRQGGGAKRIQKQHDDGKLTARERIGLLIDPRTRFQEVGLLVAHDQYEGQAPAAGVVTGFGTVCGREVVVIANDATVKAGSWWPETITKMLRAQEIAMRCRVPIIYLVDSAGVNLPYQGGVFPGQYGASRLFYYNSIMRRYLKVPQIAAVMGPCIAGGAYLPALSDVILMVEGTSFMGLGGPNLVKGATGQTVDGETLGGAWTHNAISGVAHYRTPDDRACISKIRDLVKQLPREACALPITEPKPPARAEAELYDLLPNEHKQPYDVREVLACILDGGALDEFQADHAPEMICGHARIGGIPVGIIANARGMLKDPHGGAPKFGGIIYADSADKVAFFIDTLSRHGTPILFVQDVSGFMVGTQAEHSGIIRAGARFVEAMATATVPKLVLTINHASGAGYYAMAGQGFDPDFIFTWPTGRMGVMEGDSAAVALFSGQLDALKKEGKKPDAELQAKIDAVRADYDQQLDARYAAARGFVDAVILPDETRATLSLALRTALNNPGPHLGAFVLPANV; this is translated from the coding sequence GTGAGCCCCACGGATAACGCCACCCCGTCGCAGTCGCGCGGCCGCGTCCTCGCCGCCGAACTGCGGGAGCTGGAGGCGCGCCTTCGCCAGGGCGGCGGCGCCAAGCGCATCCAGAAGCAGCACGACGACGGCAAGCTCACCGCGCGCGAGCGCATCGGGCTGCTGATCGATCCGCGCACCCGCTTTCAGGAAGTCGGCCTGCTGGTCGCGCACGACCAGTACGAGGGGCAGGCGCCCGCGGCGGGCGTGGTGACCGGGTTCGGCACCGTGTGCGGGCGCGAGGTGGTGGTCATCGCCAACGACGCGACGGTCAAGGCGGGCTCGTGGTGGCCGGAAACGATCACCAAGATGCTGCGCGCGCAGGAAATCGCCATGCGCTGCCGCGTCCCCATCATCTACCTGGTGGACAGCGCCGGCGTAAACCTGCCCTACCAGGGCGGCGTGTTCCCCGGGCAGTACGGCGCGTCGCGGCTGTTCTACTACAACAGCATCATGCGGCGCTACCTGAAGGTGCCGCAGATCGCAGCGGTCATGGGGCCGTGCATTGCCGGCGGCGCCTACCTGCCCGCGCTCAGCGACGTGATCCTGATGGTGGAGGGAACGTCGTTCATGGGTCTCGGCGGGCCCAACCTGGTAAAAGGCGCCACGGGACAGACGGTGGATGGCGAGACGCTGGGCGGCGCGTGGACGCACAACGCCATCAGCGGCGTGGCCCATTATCGGACACCGGACGACCGCGCCTGCATCAGCAAGATCCGCGATCTGGTAAAGCAGCTGCCACGCGAGGCGTGCGCGCTTCCCATCACCGAACCCAAGCCGCCAGCGCGCGCGGAAGCGGAGCTGTACGATCTGCTGCCCAACGAGCACAAGCAGCCGTACGACGTCCGCGAGGTGCTGGCGTGCATTCTGGACGGCGGCGCACTGGACGAGTTCCAGGCGGACCATGCGCCGGAAATGATCTGCGGACATGCGCGCATCGGCGGCATTCCCGTGGGCATCATCGCCAACGCGCGGGGGATGCTCAAGGATCCGCACGGCGGCGCGCCCAAGTTCGGCGGCATCATCTACGCGGACTCGGCGGACAAGGTCGCGTTCTTCATCGATACCCTGAGCCGTCACGGCACGCCCATTCTGTTCGTGCAGGACGTGTCGGGGTTCATGGTGGGGACGCAGGCGGAGCACTCGGGAATCATCCGGGCCGGCGCGCGCTTCGTGGAGGCGATGGCGACGGCGACGGTGCCCAAGCTGGTGCTAACCATCAACCACGCCTCCGGGGCCGGTTATTACGCGATGGCGGGGCAGGGATTCGACCCCGACTTCATCTTCACCTGGCCCACGGGGCGCATGGGGGTGATGGAGGGCGACAGCGCGGCGGTGGCGCTGTTCAGCGGGCAGCTTGACGCGCTCAAGAAGGAAGGCAAGAAGCCGGACGCCGAACTGCAGGCCAAGATCGACGCCGTGCGCGCCGACTACGACCAGCAGCTGGACGCGCGCTACGCCGCCGCCCGCGGCTTCGTGGACGCCGTCATCCTTCCGGACGAGACGCGAGCCACGCTGTCGCTGGCTTTGCGCACGGCGCTCAACAATCCCGGCCCGCACCTGGGTGCGTTCGTGCTCCCGGCCAACGTGTAG
- a CDS encoding cobalamin B12-binding domain-containing protein gives MPERKIRVLVAKPGLDGHDRGAKVIAAALRDAGMEVIYTGLHQTPEMVVNAAIQEDVDVVALSILSGAHMTLFPAVKKLLDDEGADFILITGGGIIPEEDMAALREQGIGKLFGPGTTTGAAVEYIRDWFAEHGRDRESVHQ, from the coding sequence ATGCCAGAACGGAAGATCCGGGTCCTGGTGGCCAAGCCCGGCCTGGACGGCCACGACCGCGGCGCCAAGGTGATCGCGGCCGCCCTGCGCGACGCCGGCATGGAAGTCATCTACACCGGCCTGCACCAGACGCCCGAGATGGTGGTGAACGCCGCCATTCAGGAAGACGTGGATGTAGTGGCGCTCTCCATTCTGTCCGGCGCGCACATGACGCTCTTTCCGGCCGTCAAGAAGCTGCTGGATGATGAAGGCGCCGACTTCATCCTCATCACCGGCGGCGGCATCATCCCGGAAGAAGACATGGCCGCGCTGCGGGAGCAGGGCATCGGCAAGCTCTTCGGGCCGGGGACCACCACGGGCGCGGCGGTGGAGTACATCCGCGACTGGTTCGCCGAGCACGGGCGCGACCGCGAGTCCGTCCACCAGTAG
- a CDS encoding SRPBCC family protein has product MMMQTADALTLRVERVVRASRERVYAAWTTPEIIQQWSAPQGMTIGDGEMDVSPGGRWRVVMLEPNGTRHEAFGVYRQVIPPEKLVYTHQWHHDGGTATPETTVTVEFVEDGPTTRVVLTQEGFGSAASRDGHGEGWGSTMDRLVELFQWEAA; this is encoded by the coding sequence ATGATGATGCAGACCGCGGATGCGCTGACGCTGCGGGTGGAGCGCGTGGTCCGCGCCAGCCGGGAGCGCGTGTACGCCGCGTGGACCACGCCGGAGATCATCCAGCAGTGGTCCGCGCCTCAGGGGATGACGATCGGCGACGGCGAGATGGACGTGTCGCCGGGCGGACGGTGGCGGGTGGTGATGCTGGAGCCGAACGGAACGCGCCACGAGGCGTTCGGCGTCTACCGGCAGGTGATTCCGCCGGAGAAGCTGGTCTACACGCACCAGTGGCATCACGACGGCGGCACTGCCACCCCGGAAACGACGGTCACCGTGGAATTTGTGGAGGATGGCCCCACGACGCGCGTGGTGCTGACGCAGGAGGGCTTCGGCTCGGCCGCCAGCCGCGACGGTCACGGCGAGGGCTGGGGCAGCACGATGGACCGGCTGGTTGAACTCTTTCAATGGGAGGCAGCATGA
- a CDS encoding ArsR/SmtB family transcription factor, which translates to MLDRVFTALADPTRRAILARLSSGEATVGELAEPFQMSRPAVSKHLDVLQRAGLVHRVADGRVNRCHLDGEPLRDAMQWMETYRTFWEGQLDALARYFDAEDGG; encoded by the coding sequence ATGCTTGACCGGGTTTTCACGGCCTTGGCGGACCCCACGCGGCGGGCGATTCTGGCGCGCCTGTCTTCCGGCGAGGCGACCGTGGGCGAACTGGCCGAGCCGTTCCAGATGTCGCGGCCGGCGGTGAGCAAGCATCTGGACGTGCTGCAGCGCGCCGGGCTGGTGCACCGCGTGGCCGACGGCCGCGTGAACCGCTGCCACCTGGACGGCGAGCCGTTGCGCGACGCGATGCAGTGGATGGAAACGTACCGGACGTTCTGGGAGGGCCAGCTGGATGCCTTGGCCCGCTACTTTGACGCGGAGGATGGCGGATGA
- a CDS encoding restriction endonuclease: MANPRKPVARPKGRAVNTGKALEQEVFDTLNKMVSTGSLPLDPRSCLVRLNPSYYSQIRKEEIIFDVSIEATIPGAESPFLLWIWECKDYSSAVPVRVVEEFSKKLDQIGGHGTKGTIITRGAYQKSAINVAESSRMGLARLLPEGQVDWVIQRSLPGNMRLSVIPETYTALTTTEFVAQNQNFYGFTAAGRTMAGLSLEDFIRLSVEEWQVEGDQST; this comes from the coding sequence ATGGCAAATCCTCGAAAACCCGTCGCGAGACCAAAAGGGCGGGCTGTCAACACCGGTAAGGCACTTGAGCAGGAGGTTTTCGACACGCTGAACAAGATGGTGTCAACCGGCAGTTTGCCCTTAGACCCGAGATCGTGCTTGGTGCGCCTTAACCCGTCCTATTATTCCCAGATACGCAAGGAAGAGATCATTTTCGATGTTTCCATAGAGGCTACAATCCCCGGCGCGGAGAGTCCGTTCCTGCTCTGGATTTGGGAGTGCAAAGATTACAGTTCAGCGGTTCCAGTCCGAGTTGTCGAGGAATTTTCCAAAAAGCTGGATCAGATCGGCGGACATGGAACCAAGGGCACGATCATCACACGGGGGGCGTATCAGAAATCTGCGATCAACGTAGCCGAATCCAGCAGAATGGGGCTCGCCCGTTTACTTCCAGAGGGCCAAGTGGATTGGGTGATCCAACGAAGTCTTCCAGGAAACATGCGGCTTTCTGTTATCCCGGAGACGTACACAGCATTGACGACGACCGAGTTCGTCGCTCAGAACCAAAATTTCTATGGGTTCACTGCTGCCGGACGCACAATGGCCGGACTTTCTCTGGAGGATTTTATACGGTTGAGCGTTGAAGAGTGGCAGGTTGAAGGCGACCAATCCACGTGA
- a CDS encoding diacylglycerol/lipid kinase family protein codes for MRRALLIVNPAAGQWWRRPNPERLRDQLAAHGWSVNLRMTLGQDHATELVREHLPGADAVWVCGGDGTVGQAVAGMVDSGIPIAILPAGTVNVVAAECGIPKRLSRAIAALSEDARRCTYRVWRMNGRAVILGAGVGFDARAMGRTPVSLKHSLGLLAIGARGVREWARYDFPALRVTGTDGQGRAFEHDATQLLATVTRRFAGSHVLVPDANPADDCIELVLLSGVSRARLAAFWMGVELPGTAQLHVPGVRVIHAREFQVTRAGPAEEEAHVNGDVVDATPLDVQPWGRVEILAPADRG; via the coding sequence ATGCGCCGTGCACTTTTGATCGTGAATCCCGCCGCCGGACAGTGGTGGCGGCGTCCCAATCCCGAGCGGCTGCGCGACCAGTTGGCCGCGCACGGCTGGTCCGTGAATCTGCGGATGACGCTGGGGCAGGACCACGCCACGGAACTCGTCCGCGAGCACCTGCCCGGCGCGGACGCGGTGTGGGTGTGCGGCGGCGACGGCACGGTGGGGCAGGCGGTGGCGGGAATGGTGGATAGCGGCATCCCCATCGCCATCCTCCCCGCGGGGACGGTGAACGTGGTCGCGGCGGAGTGCGGCATCCCCAAGCGCCTCAGCCGGGCGATCGCGGCGCTTTCAGAAGATGCACGGCGGTGCACGTACCGGGTGTGGCGGATGAACGGCCGCGCCGTCATTCTGGGCGCCGGCGTGGGGTTCGACGCGCGGGCGATGGGGCGCACGCCGGTGTCGCTCAAGCATTCGCTGGGACTGCTGGCGATCGGCGCGCGTGGCGTGCGGGAGTGGGCGCGCTACGACTTTCCCGCGCTGCGCGTGACGGGAACCGATGGGCAGGGCCGCGCGTTCGAGCACGACGCCACGCAGCTGCTGGCGACGGTGACGCGGCGGTTCGCGGGGAGCCACGTCCTGGTTCCCGACGCGAATCCCGCGGACGACTGCATCGAACTCGTTCTGCTGAGCGGCGTTTCGCGGGCGCGGCTGGCGGCGTTCTGGATGGGCGTGGAACTGCCCGGAACGGCGCAGCTGCACGTGCCCGGCGTCCGGGTGATCCACGCCCGCGAGTTCCAGGTGACGCGCGCGGGTCCGGCGGAGGAAGAAGCGCACGTCAACGGCGACGTGGTGGATGCGACGCCGCTGGACGTGCAGCCGTGGGGCCGCGTGGAGATCCTGGCCCCGGCGGACCGCGGCTGA
- a CDS encoding MOSC domain-containing protein — MSGMVEAVSRSGRHTFSKGNELWIRLVAGMGVEGDAHMGATVKHRYDARRRPQAPNLRQVHLMHAELHQELRAAGFSVGAGDMGENVTTRGIDLLSLGTGTRLHLGDEAVVEVTGLRTPCVQIDRFQPGLMAAVLGRDAHGRVIRKSGIMSVVVRGGDVRAGDAIRVEPPAGPHVPLAPV; from the coding sequence ATGAGCGGGATGGTGGAGGCGGTGAGCCGGAGCGGGCGGCATACGTTCAGCAAGGGCAACGAGTTGTGGATCCGGCTCGTGGCGGGGATGGGCGTGGAAGGCGACGCGCACATGGGTGCGACGGTGAAGCACCGGTACGACGCGCGCCGCCGCCCCCAGGCGCCCAACCTGCGGCAGGTGCACCTGATGCACGCGGAACTGCACCAGGAACTGCGTGCGGCCGGCTTTTCCGTGGGTGCGGGAGACATGGGCGAGAACGTCACCACGCGCGGCATCGACCTGCTGTCGCTGGGGACGGGAACGCGGCTGCACCTGGGCGATGAGGCCGTGGTGGAGGTCACGGGCCTGCGCACCCCGTGCGTACAGATCGACCGCTTTCAGCCGGGGCTGATGGCGGCGGTGCTGGGGCGGGACGCGCACGGCCGCGTGATCCGCAAGTCGGGGATCATGTCGGTCGTGGTGCGGGGCGGGGACGTGCGCGCGGGTGACGCGATCCGTGTGGAGCCGCCCGCGGGCCCGCACGTTCCGCTCGCGCCCGTGTGA
- a CDS encoding MFS transporter, translating into MKEATTHRSLVFFALLLAMFMAAIEGTIIATAMPSIAAELGGFSLYSWVFSSFLLMQAVAIPIFGKLADIVGRKPVFILGVVVFLAGSVLCGLANSMGMLVLFRFIQGLGAGAVQPMTSTLAGDLYSLEERGRVQGYISGVWGISSILGPLAGGLIVHSIGWKWIFWINVPFGIAAIVLVMLYLHEGLERKKSSVDYAGAGLLLAAVGTLMLGLTEASTWPATTTAALFAVSAIAFVLFVRQERRAADPLMHMELWSSALFRNANLATLWSGIMMIGLITFLPTYVQGVLGGSALVAGFALSAMTLGWPLSAMLAGKRIVTVGVRPMVRAGGASVLAGTVIIALFASTGPVAAGVGSFVTGIGLGLLSLTAIIAIQASVPWNQRGVATAANMLMRILGNALGAALFGGILNLLMSRYLRREGLQDRVSLDSIQDLMSESAPGTVHLTPDVLNLLRAGLSDSLHVVFWGTAILGVLTLLATWRIPELERVESPGPMMHE; encoded by the coding sequence GTGAAGGAAGCCACCACTCATCGTTCGCTCGTCTTTTTCGCCCTGCTGCTGGCAATGTTCATGGCCGCCATCGAGGGCACCATCATCGCCACCGCCATGCCCAGCATCGCGGCCGAACTGGGCGGTTTCTCTCTTTACAGCTGGGTTTTTTCGTCGTTTCTGCTCATGCAGGCGGTGGCGATCCCCATCTTCGGCAAGCTGGCCGACATCGTGGGCCGCAAGCCGGTGTTCATCCTGGGCGTCGTCGTGTTCCTGGCGGGATCGGTGCTGTGCGGCCTCGCCAACTCCATGGGAATGCTCGTTCTTTTCCGCTTCATCCAGGGGCTGGGCGCCGGCGCCGTGCAGCCCATGACCAGCACGCTGGCCGGCGACCTGTACTCGCTGGAGGAGCGCGGCCGCGTGCAGGGCTACATCTCGGGCGTGTGGGGAATTTCGTCCATCCTGGGACCGCTGGCCGGCGGGCTGATCGTGCACAGCATCGGCTGGAAGTGGATTTTCTGGATCAACGTTCCCTTCGGCATCGCCGCCATCGTGCTGGTGATGCTGTACCTGCACGAGGGGCTGGAGCGCAAGAAGAGCAGCGTGGACTACGCGGGCGCGGGGCTGCTGCTGGCCGCGGTCGGCACGCTGATGCTGGGGCTTACCGAGGCCAGCACGTGGCCCGCCACGACCACGGCGGCGCTGTTCGCGGTTTCGGCGATCGCGTTCGTCCTGTTCGTGCGGCAGGAGCGGCGCGCGGCGGACCCGCTGATGCACATGGAACTGTGGAGCAGCGCGCTCTTCCGCAACGCCAACCTGGCCACGCTCTGGTCGGGAATCATGATGATCGGGCTGATCACCTTTCTGCCCACGTACGTGCAGGGCGTGCTGGGCGGAAGCGCGCTGGTGGCGGGATTTGCGCTTTCCGCGATGACGCTGGGCTGGCCGCTTTCCGCCATGCTGGCCGGCAAGCGCATCGTCACCGTGGGCGTGCGGCCCATGGTGCGCGCGGGCGGCGCGTCGGTGCTGGCGGGAACGGTGATCATCGCCCTGTTCGCGTCCACGGGTCCGGTGGCCGCGGGCGTGGGCTCGTTCGTGACGGGAATCGGGCTGGGCCTGCTGAGTTTGACCGCCATCATCGCCATTCAGGCGAGCGTGCCGTGGAACCAGCGCGGCGTGGCCACGGCGGCCAACATGCTCATGCGCATTCTGGGCAACGCGCTGGGCGCAGCCCTCTTCGGCGGCATCCTCAACCTGTTGATGAGCCGCTACCTGCGCCGCGAGGGGCTGCAGGACCGCGTGTCGCTGGACAGCATTCAGGACCTGATGTCGGAGTCCGCGCCGGGCACCGTCCATCTGACGCCCGACGTGCTGAACCTGCTGCGCGCCGGCCTGTCTGACAGCCTGCACGTCGTATTCTGGGGCACGGCGATTCTCGGCGTACTCACGCTGCTCGCCACGTGGCGCATTCCGGAACTGGAGCGCGTGGAGTCGCCCGGGCCCATGATGCACGAATAA
- a CDS encoding ImmA/IrrE family metallo-endopeptidase, with protein sequence MRVFRDNLGIPRLSRDDVERVAEHFLSTLARYALNVDLPLPTNLGYILRDLKEGSFCTFSHDGHLGYKPNGEPCLGTYSFSRQHLTISKDLERTDPRYVFTCAHEIGHFFLHSKVQPQAFQEQGEVEIRDSARDFVVIRSDSVPRTIMEWQANRFAASILMPRITVQTVLAKVQRDLGISRRGKIWLDHQKHIKRDFYRTVQGVAQHYNVSQAVVQMRLRELNLIDTSSTYGLQRIYDSDLETALRQLYQV encoded by the coding sequence ATGAGGGTGTTCCGAGATAATCTCGGTATTCCGAGACTTAGCCGCGACGATGTTGAACGGGTTGCTGAGCATTTCCTCTCCACACTCGCCCGGTATGCGTTGAATGTGGACCTCCCTCTGCCCACCAATCTTGGCTACATACTACGTGATCTGAAGGAAGGGAGCTTCTGTACCTTCTCACATGACGGGCATCTAGGATACAAGCCTAATGGAGAGCCCTGTCTTGGAACCTACTCGTTCTCGCGCCAGCACTTGACGATTAGCAAGGATCTGGAGAGGACCGATCCCCGTTACGTGTTTACCTGCGCACATGAGATCGGCCATTTCTTCCTCCACAGCAAGGTTCAGCCGCAAGCCTTTCAGGAGCAGGGTGAGGTCGAGATTCGGGATTCCGCGCGAGATTTTGTTGTGATTCGCTCTGACTCCGTTCCGCGTACAATCATGGAATGGCAGGCAAACCGATTCGCCGCGTCGATCCTGATGCCTCGGATTACCGTCCAGACAGTTCTCGCGAAGGTGCAGCGGGATCTTGGGATTAGCCGTCGGGGGAAGATCTGGTTAGATCACCAAAAACATATAAAAAGGGACTTCTACCGCACGGTTCAAGGTGTCGCTCAGCACTACAATGTATCACAGGCCGTCGTTCAGATGCGCCTGCGAGAACTGAATCTGATTGACACGTCTTCAACCTACGGATTACAACGTATTTACGATTCAGATCTGGAGACAGCACTTCGTCAGTTGTACCAAGTTTAG
- a CDS encoding barstar family protein, with product MTGPAETGEAAAKTLTIAGGSITGIPSFYAEINRVFMADEDWALGESLDALNDLLSGGFGAIAGREAVTVVWRDMDASRSALGVETTTAFLRAKLERPHVFNVELIGRQLDELERGVGNTYFETVIEIIADHPNIRLVAA from the coding sequence GTGACCGGGCCGGCGGAGACAGGCGAGGCGGCCGCGAAGACCTTGACGATCGCCGGCGGCAGCATCACCGGCATTCCGTCGTTCTACGCGGAGATCAACCGCGTCTTCATGGCGGATGAGGATTGGGCGCTGGGGGAAAGCCTGGACGCGCTCAACGACCTGCTCTCCGGCGGATTTGGCGCCATCGCTGGGCGGGAGGCGGTCACGGTGGTCTGGCGGGACATGGACGCGAGCCGTTCCGCGCTGGGGGTGGAGACGACGACGGCGTTTCTGCGCGCCAAGCTCGAGCGGCCCCATGTCTTCAACGTGGAACTGATCGGCCGCCAACTGGATGAACTCGAGCGCGGCGTGGGTAATACCTACTTCGAAACCGTCATCGAGATCATCGCCGATCATCCCAACATCAGGCTTGTAGCGGCCTGA